A genomic segment from Polyangium mundeleinium encodes:
- a CDS encoding NUDIX hydrolase has protein sequence MPLPPLPRILLTQDPHAEPGSPAFLRVQRVMLRASFPDGEQSEPFSYDIVDRERLDAVVIAAHFRDAKGIRHVYLRSSVRPPVALRSRAASPIPERDDLGNLWELPAGLVEVDERSPEGLLLCAARELQEELGFEVDPRALAPLGPSSFPAPGMVGERHFFFHVTVDPSRRAAPTEDGSVLERKATIAALPLDEALALARSGLLEDEKTELALRRLAELDS, from the coding sequence ATGCCGCTGCCCCCCTTGCCACGCATCCTGCTCACGCAGGACCCGCACGCAGAACCGGGCTCGCCCGCCTTCCTGCGCGTCCAGCGCGTCATGCTCCGCGCCTCCTTCCCGGATGGCGAGCAGAGCGAGCCTTTCTCCTACGATATCGTCGATCGGGAGCGGCTCGACGCTGTGGTCATCGCCGCGCACTTCCGCGACGCGAAGGGCATCCGCCACGTCTACCTCCGCTCCTCGGTGCGGCCTCCCGTCGCGCTGCGGAGCCGCGCCGCCTCGCCGATCCCCGAGCGCGACGACCTCGGCAACCTGTGGGAGCTGCCCGCGGGCCTCGTCGAAGTCGACGAGAGAAGCCCCGAAGGCCTCCTCCTTTGCGCGGCGCGCGAGCTCCAGGAAGAGCTCGGCTTCGAGGTCGATCCGCGCGCGCTCGCGCCGCTCGGCCCTTCTTCGTTTCCCGCGCCCGGCATGGTCGGCGAGCGGCACTTCTTCTTCCACGTCACCGTCGATCCCTCGCGGCGCGCGGCGCCGACCGAGGACGGCTCCGTGCTCGAACGCAAGGCCACGATCGCCGCGCTCCCGCTCGACGAGGCGCTCGCGCTCGCGCGGAGCGGCCTCCTCGAGGATGAAAAGACCGAGCTCGCGCTCCGCCGCCTCGCGGAGCTCGACTCGTGA
- a CDS encoding NAD(+)/NADH kinase has translation MKRAKVALIIKRSAYRVQVEERKNGRIQRLLAAHDPTVAHLRAAHEEHEATVREVKAALAVLGVEIAFEGSVGEAFDARGLDLVITVGGDGTLLSASHSVADVPILGINSAPKYSVGFFCGARRGEAAVAIGRALRGELRRAVLTRMQVCVNGRVVAARVLNDALFCHVSPAATSRYIVRLGDEEEEQKSSGFWIGPAAGSTAAQRSAGGRVIPLTSKRLQLVVREPYTPHGERYRLRHALIPPGTTLVVRSKMTDAKLFIDGPNRTIDVGVGDLLEFTQASEALTVLGIAPTRRWGVDQDEPATPAPRGAAHRDDHAR, from the coding sequence GTGAAGCGCGCCAAGGTCGCGCTCATCATCAAGCGCTCGGCCTATCGGGTGCAGGTCGAAGAGCGCAAGAACGGCCGCATCCAGCGCCTCCTCGCCGCGCACGACCCCACCGTCGCGCACCTGCGCGCCGCGCACGAGGAACACGAGGCCACCGTGCGCGAGGTGAAGGCCGCGCTCGCCGTGCTCGGCGTGGAGATCGCATTCGAGGGCAGCGTCGGCGAAGCCTTCGATGCCCGCGGCCTCGACCTCGTCATCACGGTCGGCGGCGACGGCACGCTCCTCAGCGCCTCGCACTCCGTCGCGGATGTCCCCATCCTCGGCATCAACAGCGCGCCCAAGTACTCCGTCGGCTTCTTCTGCGGCGCGCGCCGCGGGGAGGCGGCCGTCGCCATCGGCCGCGCGCTCCGCGGCGAGCTCCGCCGCGCCGTGCTCACGCGCATGCAGGTCTGCGTGAACGGCCGTGTCGTCGCGGCCCGCGTCCTCAACGACGCGCTCTTCTGCCACGTCTCGCCTGCCGCCACCTCGCGTTACATCGTCCGGCTCGGCGACGAGGAGGAGGAGCAGAAGTCGAGCGGCTTCTGGATCGGCCCGGCAGCCGGCTCCACCGCAGCGCAGCGCTCCGCCGGCGGCCGCGTGATTCCTTTGACATCCAAACGATTGCAGCTCGTCGTCCGCGAGCCCTACACGCCGCACGGCGAGCGGTATCGGCTGCGCCACGCGCTCATCCCGCCGGGGACGACGCTCGTCGTCCGCAGCAAGATGACGGACGCGAAGCTCTTCATCGACGGGCCGAACCGCACGATCGACGTCGGCGTCGGGGATCTCCTGGAGTTCACGCAGGCGAGCGAGGCCCTCACCGTGCTCGGCATCGCGCCCACGCGGCGCTGGGGCGTTGACCAGGACGAACCTGCGACGCCTGCCCCGCGCGGCGCCGCGCACCGCGACGACCACGCGCGCTGA
- a CDS encoding HU family DNA-binding protein — MAGKKTETKKAASISKSALLNAIAEEAGNEITRKQVKLVLDNLSQIAYRELKKAGIFTVPGFAKFRVVKKPATKAREGVNPFTKQPMTFPAKPASKTVRARPIKAVKDAMG; from the coding sequence ATGGCTGGCAAGAAGACGGAGACGAAGAAGGCGGCCTCGATCAGCAAGAGCGCGCTTCTGAACGCGATTGCGGAGGAGGCTGGGAACGAGATCACGCGCAAGCAGGTCAAGCTCGTCCTCGACAACCTCTCGCAGATCGCCTACCGCGAGCTCAAGAAGGCCGGCATCTTCACCGTGCCCGGCTTCGCCAAGTTCCGCGTTGTGAAGAAGCCGGCCACGAAGGCGCGTGAGGGCGTCAACCCCTTCACGAAGCAGCCGATGACGTTCCCGGCCAAGCCGGCGAGCAAGACGGTCCGCGCCCGCCCGATCAAGGCGGTCAAGGACGCGATGGGCTGA
- a CDS encoding citrate synthase: protein MQESAKLTLKKDGQEQTIELPIVTGTENEKGIDISTLRAKTGYVVLDPAFVNTASTSSSICFIDGEQGILRYRGIPIEQLGEKSTFVEVAYLLIYGHLPSRAELVRFSTLLTRHSLIHEDMKHFYEGYPSTAHPMAILSSMVCSLSSFYPEAINADNRELVDITIARLLSKVRTIAAFSYKKSIGQPFVYPQNSLSYCANFLNMMFSVPAEPYEIDEDIVKVVNLLLILHADHEQNCSTSTVRLVGSAKANLFASIAAGICALWGPLHGGANQEVVEMLEEIRKDGGDVSKFVKLAKDKTSNFRLMGFGHRVYKNYDPRAKLIKVAADKVLAKLGIKDPLLDIARKLEEAALSDPYFVERKLYPNVDFYSGIIYRALGFPTNMFTVMFALGRLPGWIAHWKEQNENSSTKIGRPRQIYTGEVERNYTPIEERS, encoded by the coding sequence GTGCAGGAATCGGCCAAGCTCACGCTCAAGAAAGATGGACAGGAGCAGACGATCGAGCTTCCGATCGTGACCGGGACGGAGAACGAGAAGGGCATCGACATCTCGACGCTCCGCGCAAAGACCGGCTACGTGGTGCTCGACCCGGCGTTCGTGAACACCGCGTCCACGTCGAGCTCGATCTGTTTCATCGACGGGGAGCAGGGCATCCTGCGGTATCGGGGCATCCCGATCGAGCAGCTCGGTGAAAAGTCCACGTTCGTGGAGGTCGCCTACCTCCTGATTTACGGCCACCTCCCGAGCCGCGCGGAGCTCGTGCGCTTCTCCACGCTCCTCACGCGGCACTCGTTGATCCACGAGGACATGAAGCACTTCTACGAGGGCTACCCCTCGACGGCGCACCCGATGGCGATCCTGTCGTCGATGGTGTGTTCGCTCTCGAGCTTCTATCCCGAGGCGATCAACGCGGACAACCGCGAGCTGGTGGACATCACGATCGCGCGTCTTCTCTCGAAGGTCCGCACGATCGCGGCCTTCTCGTACAAGAAGTCGATCGGCCAGCCCTTCGTCTACCCGCAGAACTCGCTCTCGTACTGTGCGAACTTCCTCAACATGATGTTCTCGGTCCCGGCGGAGCCGTACGAGATCGACGAGGACATCGTGAAGGTCGTGAACCTCCTGCTCATCCTGCACGCCGACCACGAACAGAACTGTTCGACGTCGACGGTGCGGCTCGTGGGCAGCGCGAAGGCGAACCTCTTCGCCTCGATCGCGGCGGGCATCTGTGCCCTCTGGGGCCCGCTGCATGGCGGCGCCAACCAGGAGGTCGTCGAGATGCTCGAGGAGATCCGCAAGGACGGCGGCGACGTCTCGAAGTTCGTCAAGCTCGCGAAGGACAAGACCTCGAACTTCCGCCTCATGGGCTTCGGCCACCGGGTCTACAAGAACTACGACCCGCGCGCGAAGCTCATCAAGGTCGCGGCGGACAAGGTCCTCGCCAAGCTCGGCATCAAGGACCCGCTGCTCGATATCGCGCGCAAGCTCGAAGAGGCGGCGCTCAGCGACCCGTACTTCGTGGAGCGCAAGCTCTATCCGAACGTCGACTTCTACAGCGGCATCATCTACCGGGCGCTCGGCTTCCCCACGAACATGTTCACCGTCATGTTCGCGCTCGGCCGCCTGCCTGGCTGGATCGCGCACTGGAAAGAGCAGAACGAGAACTCGTCGACGAAGATCGGCCGCCCGCGCCAGATCTACACCGGCGAGGTCGAGCGCAACTACACGCCGATCGAAGAGCGGAGCTAG
- the ggt gene encoding gamma-glutamyltransferase: MPAPPPRLFLLAAALVSACVAQTPAPRDDAAPPPPSATAASTTASTTAPVAVVPATSASASAPAPAPDPYPAPPPPDPPVALRPGGKRAVQGEAGLVTSVEKNATRIGATVLRRGGNAVDAAVAVAYALAVTHPSAGNIGGGGVMMIRLKSGETHFVDFRETAPAAGATTEKVLAMLDHDGGIGLRSAGVPGTVAGLSLALERFGTRPLAELLAPAIELAKKGHALGPRQALTLAWAWNKLEHDPAARAIWGKGKKPLAEGERVRQPDLARTLESIAKEGPRAFYEGFFARTIDAWMKKGGGYVTAKDMADYHAKLRAPLRFSYRGFSVETAPPPSMGGVAFAQIMLSLERARVYEQKPGSADALHLFVEAARRAYADRRIVASDPDFGPKDLDTKLQALLSGAHLATRKPAIDPARATPSATLAAAMPEAAQESPETTHFSIVDAEGNAVACTYTLSAGFGAKVVVPGTGVLLGNALGGFSKDGPNVVAPGKRMATSMSPTLVTQGGRLALVLGSPGGDTIPNTVAQVFRNLVDWGMTIDEAITSGRLHHQFQPDKLRVEKQRPPPREVLAELARRGHTIEQSNLTQGDANDILVDPQTGIAYGFADPREGGTAEGVSRAEVEKAKSARP, encoded by the coding sequence ATGCCCGCGCCCCCTCCGAGACTCTTCCTCCTCGCGGCGGCGCTCGTCTCGGCCTGCGTCGCACAGACGCCCGCGCCGCGCGACGACGCCGCGCCCCCTCCCCCCTCCGCGACGGCCGCCTCCACGACCGCCTCCACGACCGCGCCCGTGGCCGTCGTCCCCGCGACGTCAGCCTCCGCGAGCGCGCCCGCGCCCGCGCCCGACCCCTACCCGGCCCCACCGCCGCCCGATCCGCCTGTCGCCCTTCGACCGGGCGGCAAGCGCGCCGTGCAGGGCGAGGCCGGTCTCGTCACCTCCGTCGAGAAAAACGCCACGCGCATCGGCGCGACCGTCCTGCGCCGCGGCGGCAACGCCGTCGACGCTGCGGTGGCCGTCGCCTACGCGCTCGCCGTCACGCATCCCTCGGCCGGGAACATCGGCGGCGGCGGCGTGATGATGATCCGCCTGAAGAGCGGCGAGACCCACTTCGTCGACTTCCGCGAGACCGCGCCCGCTGCCGGCGCCACGACCGAAAAGGTGCTCGCGATGCTCGATCACGACGGCGGCATCGGCCTCCGCTCGGCGGGGGTCCCGGGCACCGTCGCGGGTTTGTCCCTCGCGCTCGAACGCTTCGGCACGCGCCCGCTCGCCGAGCTCCTCGCGCCCGCCATCGAGCTCGCGAAAAAAGGACACGCGCTCGGCCCGCGGCAAGCGCTCACGCTCGCGTGGGCGTGGAACAAACTCGAGCACGACCCCGCCGCCCGCGCGATCTGGGGCAAAGGCAAAAAGCCGCTCGCCGAAGGCGAACGCGTGCGCCAGCCCGACCTCGCGCGCACGCTGGAGTCGATCGCAAAGGAAGGCCCACGCGCCTTCTACGAAGGATTTTTCGCCCGCACGATCGATGCGTGGATGAAGAAGGGCGGCGGGTACGTGACGGCCAAGGACATGGCCGACTACCACGCGAAGCTACGCGCGCCGCTGCGCTTCTCGTACCGAGGTTTTTCGGTGGAGACCGCCCCGCCGCCGTCGATGGGGGGCGTCGCGTTCGCGCAGATCATGCTCTCGCTCGAGCGCGCGCGGGTGTACGAGCAGAAGCCTGGCTCGGCCGACGCGCTGCACCTCTTCGTCGAGGCCGCGCGGCGCGCCTACGCCGATCGCCGCATCGTCGCGTCCGATCCGGACTTCGGGCCGAAGGACCTCGACACGAAGCTCCAAGCGCTCCTCTCCGGCGCGCACCTCGCGACGCGCAAGCCCGCGATCGACCCGGCGCGCGCCACGCCCTCGGCCACGCTCGCGGCGGCAATGCCCGAGGCCGCGCAGGAGTCGCCCGAGACCACGCACTTCTCGATCGTCGACGCCGAGGGCAACGCTGTCGCTTGCACGTACACGCTCTCGGCTGGGTTCGGCGCGAAGGTCGTCGTGCCCGGCACGGGCGTCCTGCTCGGCAACGCGCTCGGCGGCTTCTCGAAGGACGGCCCGAACGTCGTCGCGCCGGGCAAACGCATGGCGACCTCGATGTCGCCGACCCTCGTCACGCAAGGGGGACGCCTCGCGCTCGTGCTCGGCTCGCCGGGCGGCGACACGATCCCGAACACCGTGGCCCAGGTCTTCAGGAACCTCGTCGACTGGGGCATGACGATCGACGAGGCCATCACGAGCGGCCGCCTGCACCACCAGTTCCAACCGGACAAACTGCGTGTGGAGAAGCAACGCCCGCCGCCGCGGGAGGTGCTCGCCGAGCTCGCGCGGCGCGGCCACACGATCGAGCAGAGCAACCTCACGCAAGGCGACGCGAACGACATCCTCGTCGACCCGCAGACGGGCATCGCCTACGGCTTCGCCGATCCCCGCGAGGGAGGCACGGCCGAGGGAGTCTCCCGGGCCGAGGTGGAAAAGGCGAAAAGCGCCCGTCCCTAA
- a CDS encoding universal stress protein: protein MVALAPSTVEPGPDSPAQDTEETTQPRLRAVSVPPPDSAVRRITPPAERKKDPYIVLVGLDLSEPGGRAWRFAFDLAELRGEETEIHAVVIGARGMAPRIKDVATPRVSTSHASEAKLPPLKVLEHRSAGGQARLMAMHYRDGRPDKAIVNLAHEIGADLIVVASHPPSRLERLFGGPLADRIARNAPCPVVIVRPKRDEDDPGVDQYDPRLR, encoded by the coding sequence ATGGTCGCATTAGCTCCGTCCACGGTAGAGCCCGGCCCCGATTCGCCCGCCCAGGACACCGAGGAAACGACGCAGCCGAGGCTGCGCGCCGTCTCGGTTCCCCCGCCGGATTCGGCGGTCCGCAGGATCACGCCGCCGGCGGAGCGAAAAAAGGACCCGTACATCGTGCTCGTGGGGCTCGACCTCTCGGAGCCCGGCGGCCGGGCCTGGCGGTTTGCTTTTGATCTGGCGGAGCTGCGGGGCGAAGAGACCGAGATTCACGCCGTGGTGATCGGGGCGCGTGGCATGGCGCCGCGAATCAAGGACGTGGCCACGCCGCGGGTGTCGACCTCCCACGCGAGCGAGGCAAAGCTGCCGCCTTTGAAAGTGCTCGAACATCGCTCCGCGGGCGGGCAAGCGCGGCTCATGGCCATGCATTATCGCGACGGACGGCCGGACAAGGCCATCGTGAACCTGGCGCACGAGATCGGCGCCGACCTGATCGTGGTGGCGAGCCATCCGCCGAGCCGGCTCGAACGCCTCTTCGGCGGCCCGCTCGCCGATCGAATCGCGCGCAATGCGCCGTGCCCCGTCGTGATCGTCCGCCCGAAGCGCGACGAGGACGACCCGGGCGTCGACCAATACGATCCGCGTCTTCGTTAG
- a CDS encoding tetratricopeptide repeat protein, whose amino-acid sequence MTNSCPVAADVEPRRSLRFVAPALLGAAVLLAQAPALANDPAAAEALFRVAKGLMEKKNYDEACPKFDASYKLDPAVGTKLNWADCLEKQGRLATAWGAWGEARDQAKREGDAPRAELAARRQKALDPRLPQLTVQVKGSIEGLSVYRDEIKLEPASFGVPLPVDPGKHVVSLRRGKDVLKEASVESKEKGTDEVTLDATDVPPPTPEQIVQAQPTPGQGDKPKYRVATVRRSTGMLVGGILIGITGGFVTIGGLVGLEATRGAPVAWGVTTLGALMFGGGIAMGVIGNQKIKRQLEVTYVPEVFVGPSSVMVRGVF is encoded by the coding sequence ATGACGAACTCATGTCCGGTCGCCGCTGACGTCGAGCCGCGGCGCTCTCTGCGATTCGTCGCCCCCGCGCTCCTCGGCGCAGCGGTCTTGCTGGCCCAGGCCCCGGCGCTCGCCAATGATCCGGCCGCGGCCGAGGCCCTGTTCCGCGTGGCCAAGGGCCTGATGGAGAAGAAAAACTACGACGAGGCCTGCCCCAAATTCGACGCGAGTTACAAGCTCGATCCGGCCGTCGGTACGAAGCTGAATTGGGCCGATTGTCTCGAAAAGCAGGGGCGGCTCGCGACCGCCTGGGGCGCCTGGGGCGAGGCGCGGGACCAGGCCAAGCGCGAGGGCGACGCGCCTCGGGCCGAGCTCGCCGCGCGCCGGCAAAAAGCGCTCGATCCGCGCCTGCCGCAATTGACGGTGCAGGTAAAGGGCAGCATCGAGGGGCTTAGCGTGTATCGCGACGAGATCAAGCTCGAACCGGCCTCGTTCGGCGTGCCGCTGCCGGTCGACCCGGGCAAACACGTGGTGTCGCTCCGGCGCGGCAAGGACGTGCTCAAAGAGGCGAGCGTCGAATCGAAGGAGAAAGGCACGGACGAGGTCACGCTCGACGCGACCGACGTGCCGCCGCCGACGCCCGAGCAGATCGTGCAGGCGCAGCCGACGCCGGGCCAGGGGGACAAACCCAAATATCGGGTCGCCACGGTCCGTCGCAGCACGGGCATGCTCGTCGGCGGCATCCTCATCGGCATTACGGGTGGGTTCGTCACGATCGGCGGGCTCGTCGGGCTCGAAGCCACGAGAGGCGCGCCGGTCGCGTGGGGCGTGACGACCCTCGGCGCATTGATGTTCGGGGGTGGCATCGCGATGGGCGTCATCGGCAACCAGAAGATCAAGCGCCAGCTCGAGGTGACGTACGTGCCCGAGGTCTTCGTCGGGCCGAGCTCGGTCATGGTGCGCGGGGTGTTCTGA
- a CDS encoding serine/threonine protein kinase — MSTEKLHPGLVIAGRYRIVKQLGEGGVGAVYLVQHVHTDERLALKVLHNETLSDPSTIERFRTEARAPARIDSDHIVRVTDADVAPELSGAPFLVMEFLRGRDLAGEAEARGRMHPKEVVLYLRQAARALDKAHAIGIVHRDLKPENIFLSVREDGTPCVKLLDFGIAKLTGGAASSMGAHSKTKTGAIFGTPLYMAPEQARAQAQLIGPHTDVWAIGLIAARLLLGFDYWQAETISDLVVQIVVDPIPPPSQKGSSFGPRFDAWFLRCCSRDASQRFRTAGEAITELAAALGIAEGPALVLEVTEILQKAQAGEGAPKNTVVGAPMPMAQSAAAARPAFASTPQPQNPMALSPMGGGGISPQTAMGATVLAASTAVPLAQTGQTPNPSGSSKAPMFAAIAIVLLGIVGAAVIFGAKGDAKDPKPAAAAATEAAPLPLPTPTPKAPVAADPPVNVEPAAAASVEPAVAPPVASAKPAAPTQTTPSGRKPPPPPPPATNKKKPNDDELMSGRR, encoded by the coding sequence ATGAGCACCGAGAAACTCCATCCCGGCCTCGTGATCGCCGGCCGCTACCGCATCGTCAAGCAGCTCGGCGAGGGCGGCGTGGGGGCCGTCTATCTCGTGCAGCACGTCCACACCGACGAGCGCCTCGCGCTGAAGGTGCTGCACAACGAGACGCTCTCCGATCCGAGCACGATCGAGCGGTTCCGCACCGAGGCGCGCGCGCCGGCGCGCATCGACAGCGACCACATCGTGCGCGTGACCGACGCCGACGTCGCGCCGGAGCTCTCCGGCGCGCCGTTCCTCGTGATGGAGTTCCTCCGCGGGCGAGACCTCGCCGGCGAGGCGGAGGCGCGCGGAAGGATGCACCCGAAGGAGGTCGTGCTCTACCTGCGGCAGGCCGCGCGCGCGCTCGACAAGGCCCACGCGATCGGCATCGTGCACCGCGATCTCAAGCCGGAGAACATCTTCCTCTCGGTCCGCGAGGACGGCACGCCGTGCGTGAAGCTGCTCGACTTCGGCATCGCGAAGCTCACGGGCGGCGCGGCGAGCTCGATGGGCGCGCACTCGAAGACGAAGACCGGCGCCATCTTCGGCACGCCGCTCTACATGGCGCCCGAGCAGGCGCGGGCCCAGGCGCAGCTCATTGGACCCCATACGGACGTATGGGCGATCGGGCTCATCGCCGCGCGGCTCCTCCTCGGCTTCGATTACTGGCAAGCCGAGACGATCAGCGATCTCGTCGTGCAAATCGTGGTCGACCCGATCCCGCCGCCTTCGCAAAAAGGAAGCTCGTTCGGCCCGAGGTTCGACGCATGGTTCTTGCGCTGTTGCAGTCGCGACGCCTCACAGCGCTTCCGCACGGCCGGCGAGGCGATCACGGAGCTCGCCGCCGCGCTCGGCATCGCCGAGGGGCCCGCGCTCGTGCTCGAAGTGACGGAGATCCTGCAGAAGGCGCAGGCCGGCGAGGGGGCGCCGAAGAACACGGTCGTCGGCGCGCCGATGCCGATGGCGCAGAGTGCTGCGGCCGCGCGGCCCGCCTTCGCGAGTACGCCGCAGCCGCAGAACCCGATGGCCCTGAGCCCGATGGGGGGAGGAGGCATCTCGCCGCAGACGGCCATGGGCGCGACCGTGCTCGCCGCCTCGACGGCCGTTCCACTCGCGCAAACGGGCCAGACGCCGAATCCATCGGGCAGCAGCAAGGCCCCGATGTTCGCGGCGATCGCCATTGTGCTGCTCGGGATCGTCGGCGCGGCCGTGATCTTCGGCGCGAAGGGCGACGCCAAGGATCCGAAGCCCGCCGCGGCCGCCGCCACCGAGGCCGCGCCCTTGCCCCTGCCGACGCCGACGCCGAAGGCCCCCGTGGCCGCCGATCCGCCGGTGAACGTCGAGCCTGCCGCAGCAGCCTCGGTCGAACCCGCGGTCGCGCCGCCCGTTGCCTCCGCGAAGCCCGCCGCGCCCACGCAGACCACCCCTTCGGGCCGCAAGCCGCCGCCGCCGCCTCCGCCTGCAACCAACAAAAAGAAGCCGAACGATGACGAACTCATGTCCGGTCGCCGCTGA
- the purB gene encoding adenylosuccinate lyase has product MIPRYTPPAFAALWSSETRYAVWLDVELAACEAMEAEGLVPVGVARALRAKNLQLDPARIEEIERTVKHDVIAFLTHVEELAGPDARWLHRGMTSSDVLDTSLAVLLVRAADLLLERLDGLVVAFSRRADEHRRTPMIGRSHGIHAEPITFGLALAGHLAEMKRGRARLREARSEIAVGTISGAVGTYAHLSPKLEAQALASLGLRPETVATQVVPRDRHAAFFNALALVAAGIERFATNVRHWQRTEVAEAEEAFTKGQKGSSAMPHKRNPILSENLCGLARIVRAAAIPALEDVVLWHERDISHSSVERMIVPDTTTTLGFMLERTTSLVEGLVVREENLRKNLELTGGLFFSEAVLLALVSYGLPRQEAYVLVQRNAMKALAGEGTFRDLLAADPDVSARLSAAELDRCFDLDHALSHASGIVDRAIAAP; this is encoded by the coding sequence ATGATCCCGCGATACACCCCGCCCGCGTTCGCCGCGCTCTGGTCGTCCGAGACTCGTTATGCCGTGTGGCTCGACGTCGAGCTCGCCGCCTGCGAGGCGATGGAAGCCGAAGGCCTCGTGCCCGTCGGCGTGGCCCGAGCGCTTCGTGCGAAGAACCTGCAGCTCGACCCGGCGCGTATCGAAGAGATCGAGCGCACGGTCAAGCACGACGTCATCGCGTTCCTCACGCACGTCGAAGAGCTCGCAGGGCCCGACGCGCGGTGGCTCCATCGCGGGATGACGTCGAGCGACGTGCTCGACACGAGCCTCGCCGTGCTCCTCGTCCGCGCCGCCGATCTCCTGCTCGAACGGCTCGACGGCCTCGTCGTCGCGTTCTCGCGCCGCGCCGACGAACATCGCCGAACGCCCATGATCGGCCGCAGCCACGGCATCCACGCCGAGCCCATCACCTTCGGCCTCGCGCTCGCGGGCCACCTCGCCGAGATGAAGCGCGGCCGCGCGCGCCTACGCGAGGCGCGTAGCGAGATCGCCGTCGGCACGATCTCCGGCGCGGTCGGCACTTACGCGCACCTCTCGCCGAAGCTCGAAGCCCAGGCCCTCGCGTCGCTCGGCCTGCGCCCCGAGACCGTCGCGACGCAGGTCGTCCCGCGGGATCGTCATGCCGCGTTCTTCAACGCCCTCGCGCTCGTGGCCGCGGGCATCGAGCGGTTCGCGACGAACGTCCGGCACTGGCAGCGCACCGAGGTCGCCGAGGCCGAGGAAGCCTTCACGAAGGGGCAAAAAGGCTCCTCCGCGATGCCCCACAAGCGCAACCCCATCCTCAGCGAGAACCTCTGCGGCCTCGCCCGCATCGTGCGCGCCGCGGCGATCCCCGCGCTCGAAGACGTCGTCCTCTGGCACGAGCGCGACATCTCGCACTCCTCCGTCGAGCGCATGATCGTGCCCGACACGACGACCACGCTCGGGTTCATGCTGGAGCGCACGACCTCGCTCGTCGAAGGCCTCGTCGTGCGCGAGGAGAACCTCCGGAAGAACCTCGAGCTCACGGGTGGGCTCTTCTTCAGCGAGGCCGTGCTGCTCGCGCTCGTCTCGTACGGGCTCCCGCGGCAGGAGGCGTACGTGCTCGTGCAGCGCAACGCGATGAAGGCGCTCGCCGGCGAGGGCACCTTCCGCGACCTCCTCGCGGCCGATCCGGACGTGAGCGCGCGCCTCTCCGCGGCCGAGCTCGATCGATGCTTCGACCTCGACCACGCGCTCTCGCACGCCTCCGGCATCGTCGACCGCGCGATCGCGGCGCCCTGA